From the Orenia metallireducens genome, one window contains:
- a CDS encoding HD-GYP domain-containing protein — MKLIKKINISLYELLFSISHITDMIDTNLNSHHEQVAYISFRLAKELGLEDNQQKDLILSAAIHDIGAFSIKRRLETLTFETKNGFEHAEAGAYLVSTFDYFANLTPIIRYHHLEWNYGKGDKFKDKDVPLSSHLLHLADRVAILINKNENILDQRNHIVKIIKDYSGNMLHSDLVKVFERLSYKEDFWFSVINTDIIRKDLKKLFKNWGLELDLNDLLGLSKFYSKIIDFRSNFTATHSKGVAVTAKEIANLLGWAQTKASKMEVAGYLHDLGKLAVPAEILEKPGRLTDSEMNIIKSHTFYTYHALDSIEGLEDIKEWAAFHHERLDGTGYPFKHNGKRLSIGSRILAVADIFTALTEDRPYRVGMDKNKTLMILDSMSKDNAIDGNIVAKIEENYSLINSIRESAQKDIKRDYSLLF, encoded by the coding sequence ATGAAATTGATAAAAAAAATCAATATTTCTTTATATGAATTACTGTTTAGTATCTCTCATATTACAGATATGATTGATACCAATTTAAATAGTCATCATGAGCAAGTTGCTTACATAAGTTTTAGATTAGCCAAAGAGCTAGGCTTAGAAGATAATCAACAGAAAGATCTAATCTTATCAGCAGCTATCCATGATATTGGTGCTTTTTCGATTAAGCGTAGATTAGAGACGTTAACTTTTGAGACTAAAAATGGGTTTGAGCATGCTGAGGCTGGGGCTTACTTGGTAAGTACTTTTGATTACTTTGCTAATTTAACACCTATAATCAGGTATCACCATTTGGAATGGAACTATGGTAAAGGGGATAAATTTAAGGACAAAGATGTGCCTTTATCCAGCCATTTACTTCATTTAGCGGATAGAGTAGCAATTTTAATTAATAAAAATGAGAATATATTAGATCAAAGGAATCACATAGTAAAGATTATTAAAGATTATTCTGGGAATATGCTCCACTCAGATTTAGTTAAAGTCTTTGAAAGGTTGTCATATAAAGAGGATTTTTGGTTCTCAGTTATAAATACCGACATAATTAGAAAGGACTTAAAGAAATTATTTAAGAATTGGGGATTGGAGTTAGATCTAAATGATTTACTAGGTTTGAGTAAATTTTATAGTAAAATTATAGATTTTAGGAGTAACTTTACAGCAACACATTCTAAAGGGGTAGCTGTTACAGCTAAGGAGATAGCCAATTTATTAGGATGGGCTCAAACTAAGGCTAGTAAGATGGAGGTAGCTGGTTATTTACATGATTTGGGTAAGTTAGCGGTACCCGCTGAGATATTAGAAAAACCAGGTAGATTGACTGACAGTGAGATGAATATTATAAAGAGCCATACCTTTTACACCTATCATGCTTTGGATTCAATAGAAGGTCTTGAAGATATCAAAGAGTGGGCAGCTTTTCATCATGAGCGGTTGGATGGTACTGGTTATCCCTTTAAGCACAATGGAAAGAGATTATCTATTGGTAGCAGGATTTTAGCAGTTGCTGATATCTTCACAGCACTTACTGAAGATAGACCTTATCGGGTAGGGATGGATAAGAATAAAACATTAATGATTTTAGATTCTATGTCTAAAGATAATGCTATAGATGGAAATATAGTAGCAAAGATAGAGGAAAATTATAGTCTAATAAATAGCATTCGTGAGTCTGCACAGAAGGATATTAAGAGGGATTATAGTTTATTATTCTAA
- a CDS encoding zinc-dependent alcohol dehydrogenase codes for MKAVTYQGIKDVKVKEVPNAKLEKDDDILIRLTSTAICGSDLHLIHGFIPNTPEDFIIGHEPMGIVEEVGPDVQKVKKGDRVIIPFNISCGHCYYCEHGLESQCDNSNPHGEIGAYFGYSETFGGYAGGQAELLRVPYGNSTPFVIPEDAELEDEKLLFLSDIIPTAYWGVDNGGVKEGDTVVVLGCGPVGLLTQKFAWLKGAKRVIAVDYISYRLDHAKRTNNVEIFDFTKYENMGSHIKEITHGGADVVIDCVGLDGKMTTLEMVKSALKIQGGTLSPILIASQAVRKGGTIQLVGVYASRYNAFPLGDLFARNITLKMGQAPVIHYMPELYQMIKEGKFDPTDIITHKIPLAEAEYGYEIFDQKQDECIKVILQP; via the coding sequence ATGAAAGCAGTTACTTATCAAGGTATTAAAGATGTGAAGGTCAAAGAGGTTCCTAACGCTAAGCTTGAAAAGGATGACGATATTCTTATTAGACTAACTAGTACGGCAATCTGTGGTTCTGATTTACACCTTATTCATGGATTTATCCCAAATACACCTGAAGATTTTATTATTGGTCATGAACCAATGGGAATTGTAGAAGAGGTTGGTCCTGATGTACAGAAGGTTAAAAAAGGTGATAGAGTAATTATCCCTTTTAATATCTCCTGTGGACATTGCTATTATTGTGAACATGGTCTAGAAAGCCAGTGTGATAACTCTAATCCCCATGGCGAGATTGGAGCTTATTTTGGTTACTCAGAAACCTTTGGTGGCTATGCAGGGGGACAAGCAGAGTTACTTAGAGTTCCTTATGGTAATTCAACCCCTTTTGTTATACCAGAGGATGCTGAGCTAGAAGATGAAAAACTATTATTTTTATCAGATATCATCCCTACTGCTTATTGGGGAGTGGATAATGGGGGAGTTAAAGAAGGTGACACAGTTGTAGTCTTAGGCTGTGGTCCTGTTGGGCTATTGACTCAGAAATTTGCTTGGTTAAAAGGAGCGAAAAGAGTTATAGCTGTAGATTATATCAGCTATCGCTTAGACCATGCTAAAAGGACTAATAATGTTGAAATCTTTGATTTTACTAAATACGAGAACATGGGAAGCCATATCAAAGAGATTACCCATGGGGGAGCCGATGTTGTAATTGATTGTGTAGGGCTTGATGGAAAGATGACAACACTAGAGATGGTTAAATCAGCCCTAAAGATTCAAGGGGGTACGTTAAGTCCAATCTTAATTGCTAGTCAAGCAGTCCGTAAAGGTGGCACAATCCAATTAGTTGGTGTTTATGCTAGTAGATATAACGCCTTTCCTTTAGGAGATTTATTTGCTAGAAATATTACTTTAAAAATGGGACAAGCTCCTGTAATTCATTATATGCCAGAGCTTTATCAGATGATTAAAGAAGGAAAATTTGATCCTACAGATATTATCACCCATAAGATACCTTTAGCAGAAGCTGAATATGGTTATGAGATTTTTGATCAAAAACAAGATGAATGTATTAAAGTAATATTGCAGCCTTAA